AGATTATGGATTAAATGCAACATACAATATTAATCAAATTCCAAGCCCTTATCTCTCTAGCAAGTCGCCATATGAGTTTCTATTCTCTATAAAATCATCATACACTCATCTAATTTCCTTGCTTTGATGGTTTATGTTGGTGGCATAGTCTAAGCCAACAATATTTGCAAATCATTTCTAATATTATAGTGCTTCTGAACAACCAATGTGAGTTAAAGGATCTTGGTCgtttaaaatgttttttgaaGATCCTTTCTCTTATTGCAGATTTGTTAGTCTTGTGCTATATCTTACCATCACATAGCACAAGACTagatattgctctttcaatttagATTTTGAATCAGTTTATGAATTACCCCAGACAATCACATGGGATGCCTAGATAGCAGTCACTTTGTAACTCTGGTTTctgcattttctcaaggaattCTCTTAGATcatggaaataaaaaaaacaacgcACGATTTCTCATAGTTTTTTGAAGGTAGAATGCAGGTCTATGGCTATTACCTGTTGTGAGTTAATCTAGCCTCTTACTTTGTTATGTGACTTGTAGATTCCTCATTCACCAGTTGCTCTTTTGTTTTGTGATAATTAAGCCTCGTTTGGATatttagatgagatgatataatttgtgaatagtagtgaaatgatttatgaatagtaatgaaatggtttgagttaagatattttaatattttaggagttttgggaaatgagagagagaatattgaataaaaatattatagagtaatattgttagaatataatttcttaatattatttttgttttgaaatttaaaaaagttgaattattttttgtgttttgtttggaagtttgaaaaagctgtaataattaagtaatgattatatgaaaaacttgaagatttaaaattgaaaaatgtttgtgtttgtggtgtTTGTATATTTAGATGAAAtaggatgagatgaaatgagattaaatgCGATGGGATGAGAGGCTTTTGCTATCCAAACCAAgccatacaacttttcacaaaGCTGCACATCCTGGTTTCCATGAGCATAGCAAACGTATAGAAATTAACTATCGCTTAATATGGGATAATATCCAAGTGACATAGTCTGaaaccttcattttttttattttttgagaaaaagaatAGTTTTCATTCATCACTAGTTTCATTACATTCTTTATCAAATACAATCATCCTATGTATAGAAGGACTTTATCCAATCTATCTCCTTTTCATTTTGTATTGCTACTTTTGCTAACTAGTACACCACTTGATTCCCTTCCTTATGTATAAAGGCTACAGACCACCTTCCACTTCGGCTTATTGTCTTCTTTATGTCTTCTATAATCTGTCATTTTCATGATTCATCCTCTTCTTTAGTATTTACAATATTAATAACAACTTTTGCATCACCTTCTAGTACTACCTCTCTAAATCCTAACCTAGTGCACATGTCAATTGTCTTCCATATCGCATAACTTTCTGCTATAAAAGGGGATGTAACATGATATATTGGAATAGCCATTGAGGCCATAACATCACCATTTCTACCTATGACTATAATTCCAGCTCCCATCTTCTGTCTCTTGGCATCATATGTAGCATCAAAGTTGGCTTTAAATCTACTATCTTCAGGTTTTCTCCACCTTTGGGTCCTTCTACTTTCTTCTCTACTCTGTCCACTTGCCACTCCCCTTCTTATCTCATGTAAATCTTCCAAACTGTTTTTCGCCATCTGTACTAACTTGCAAAGACCTGCAAAGATGTTTTTATGAATGAACCCATTTCTTCTCAGCCAAATTCTTCTCATTATCACCCAAGTCTCTTCCAATTTTACCTTTAGAAGAGTTCTGTATAATTTTCTCCATAGCTATacaaaattatcttcatttgaCTTCCATTTGCTGACAGGACTAGCACCTTCTACACAGACATTAGATGCTTCATGACAGTTCCATATCATGTGAATCACTATCTCCTCCTCTTGCTGGCATAAAGGACAGTTTGATATTTCTATTatattgcccagatgactaacacaagagggggtaaattgggttgtatttaaaaattaataattataaatcaaatacacaatataaaatataaacaaaatgcaaaataacaataaatataaatagtaggagtaaaagagaagcaaactcagtatgttaactaGATTCAgcctcactgcctacgtcttcgcctcaagctaccccttgaaaattcctcaattcactattcaacctcattcagatgaagatagaaacttattactcatttgaacaacatcgctacaaagaacaccctctacacttgcaatcatcttacacatggtgattcaactatttcctatataaaatattttctatacgcacaagggttatacacatcatTTTACTTATACAAGATCTGATAGTGGAcatgttatcagaaaacactcatcaatgagtgaaataagaacaatatagcgcaaGCTGTATCTTTCTTAAAATGAACAAGAGTTAAGGCTCAAttcttagagaaaagagaatgaaagttttgaatgaatgttgtatactcttcgtcttgtgaatttgaaactttcaaatgatctatttataggcatatgagacttcatagtcaaatttaaaaagattcacatgtcaaagacaacatcattcactttttcaaaacattcaaataaaagttttttttttcaattgtcaaacaTAACATCATtcgtttttcaaaaaattcaaataaaattttcttctttttcatttgtcaaagacgatatcatttaattttaaaaaatttcaaatctaacatttttacttttcgcatatgacaaaaggatgactatttatttttcaaaaatttcaaacaaaatcatctaccttttgtataagtcaaaaagagtatcaatcattttttaaaatattcaaataaagtatacatatgtgaaagatgacaatcaatcatctttaatattttcaaaattcaaacatttaatcatgtcatgcatatgtgaaagatgataatcaatcatctttcaaaatttttaaatttaatttttaaaatattcatgcacatgtgaaaaatttattttaatgctttatgataaaatattaattttgagacttaatcttaattttaaatttttaagatatttacaacattattctatgagctttaatgtgaacttattcccttcttgctcatgcttgattccttgatgtgtttgattCCATTGTATAgataacttgaacttgagactcatttattttttgaattcatcattaaaattaatgtgtagatatataattacccgaagtttgaaaccttgggttcaacatattattttcctctttcttAAATTCTCTTTTGttggtaatattttattaacagCTTTCCACAAGAACAGTTTACATGCCTCTAGAACATCAAGTCTTCATATTTTCTTCCATTGTTTAGCCCCTTCACCAACATAAGATGTCTCACCCTCCCTTTATTCTTTTAGTTGTCAATCCACATGGTATGTGTTCCTCATTGTAaacctttttatcttttgtACATCTCCATATTTGTTTATCTTCACTTCCAACTATACTAATTGGTATAGAACAGATTTGTTGAGCCTCTTCAtcattaaaaatttcttttactaaACCTTCTTTCTACCTCCTTGTCTCTTCACCAATTAACTCACATACTCTTGCATCTGCTTCAAGGACTCTAATCGGTGATTGAACCCCATATGAAGAGGGAGTTGGCAACCACTTCTGTccctaaattttaatattttatccatTCCCCACCCTCCATACTAAACCTTCCTTCAGTAGATCCATTACATACCAGATGCTCATTCATATTAGTGAGGGTAAGTTACCAAGATTTGCACTAAAAGAATGcccatatttaaaatatttttcttcgtaGATCCTGGCTGCTAAAGACTGTGGCTCCTTTAGAAGTCTACATCATTGTTTTGCTAATGTAGATTTATTAAAGCTTTCAATATCTCTAAATCACATCCCTTCTTTTATCTTTGCCATCCCCATCTTGACCCAACTTTTTCACTGAATaccactttcttttttatttttacaccacAAAAACTTGGCAATCATCGCCTCAATCTCTTTACATAGCTTCTTTGATAGTTTAAACATACTCATTGAGTATGTGAAAATGATTTCTAACACAGCCTTTATCAAAATGTCCTTTCCAGCCATTGCTGGgaaattgttcttcaaattttgtattttccttcaAACCCTTTCTTTTATACATCTAAATGTGTTGTACTTCGATTTTCCTCTTACTGCTAGAAGACCCAAATATCTCTCATAATAGTCACATGCTACTGTCCCAACCTCATTATAGATTTGATTCCTCATTTCCCCACTAAGATTTGTACTAAAGAGTATGGAGGTCTTTTGCTTGTTTAGAGTCTGACCTAAGGCTCTCTCATATTCATCAAGAATAGCATAAATCTTCTTCCATTCTTATACTTCTACTctgcaaaaaataatacattcatCAGCAAATAAAAGGTGATTGATCCTTGTGCCCCCTTTAGCCACAACAGACCCCCTTATATCGCCCAGTTGTTGTGATTTTACAAGTAATTGACTCAATCCTTTAGCACAATTAGAAACAAATAAGGGGACATTGGATTCCCTTGCCCCAATGATtgaactgaaatattgcatattttatatatttagaaccaatatattttatttattttattacattattattggttttagatgaaaaaaatgttaagatgaataaattcaagttgtgatttaaattggttaatagcatggtttatacttaattttagaacttgtgatttaattgagcaatttttctttatatgcacgacacgtatttttttatatgttttattcttcttattttattatatttatctttatatgcAGTGGTTAAAAGAAGTGGACGTTTGGAGTTATTAAAAGTACATGCTGGGACTTGACTTGGTTTTTGAAGAGGATGCACGCCGCACGAAAGAAAAAAGGAGACTTCTTTTTATTTAGTCCAATAGACGCACGACACGAGACCTGAATGGAAGATTAGGCTTTTGTTTAAATCAAAGGCATGGGGCATGGATAAAAGGAATTTATTTACGTATTGGGACTTTGACCTAGGATGGTCGCACACATTTTTCTCTGGGATTGAAGACATGCCGCATGGACCTAGGGGGAGAGGAgaattcattcttttcttttcattgagGAATTGCAACACTGTTAAAGAGCTCATTGAATGGTCCAATTGCTGCTATAGTCCAACCTTCTCCACCGCTTTCAATCTCCATCGTCATCCATTTGGCTTACTGTTTTCATtccctattttttatttaatttcaacttgaagtttatggtatattttttatatttttggcttaaaattttggcattttattcactatttattttattttatgtcagttatttttttttgtttctttaagaTTCCATTAAATATACATTACAATTGCAtcttagattgattaaaggttaattaggacttaaataatttcagttttattatttaatttttaggttaATTAATGATGATTGTTTAGCttagttgattatttaattgttaatttcaatttgttattcttttacattccatttcgacactcaaaaaaattcaaaaatataaatctagTCTATGGCTagtgctatttttatttctgttATACTCTTCCATttattgtacataccaccacttttatttgtgaaacttttcaccacttttatttgtgaaacttttcaccattttatacgagtttagatttaaacaactttttccaATGAGgcgatttaggaattttatttctaattattacacgacatcctcctgtacTTGGAATAGCTTTTGTGCTACTTATTTTTGAATGAATCACCCAATCCTCCTGATTGCTTTATTTCCTTCCATTCTCTTCCATTTACTAATATTGAATAACTTATAGACGACACATACTTAATTACTAGGCCAATTAACATCTCCCCAAACCCCAGCCTTCTCAACATAGCTTCTAAATAAGGCCACTCTACACTGTCATAAGCCTTGGATATGTCAAGTTTTATTGACATACttcccatcctccatcttctCTTAGCCTTCATTGAGTGCAACAACTTATACACCACCATGATATTATCTTATATTAATATACCAAGTATGAAAGCACTCTGGTTTACTGGAATAATCCTTGGTAGAaccttttttattctatttggcAGTATCTTTGAGATTAGCTTGTACAGTACATTGCATAAACTTATTGGCCTATATTCTTTAATAGAACTTGGTGTCTTCACTTTTGGAATTAAGGCAATATAGGTATGATTTAACCCTTAATACATATTCCCTTCATGCAAGAATTCTAACTCTGCCTGGCAAGTCTCCTTTCCAATTGTCttccaatggttttgataaaaACTCGCTCCAAAGCCATTAGGACTAGGTGATTTAGGGCAGGTTTGGCAAATGGgatgagacacaaaattcttatatcatatcatcgttacaattttttaaaattttcacacaaaatataataaacaattcaatttttttgaatctcaaaacaataataatattaaaaagtaatattttaaactttcatttaaaactaaaaattctcatctcaatatccaaacatgtTTTTAATTGCAGACATTTGCTTTAGAGCTACTTCCACCTCTTCTGCTAAGAATTCTCTATTCATTTCCACTCTCATCTTTTTAGTGATTCTTCCTTCCATATTCCATGCACACTTCTCTATGTCTGCTTGGGTAGGTTTTGAGGTTCTATGcatatcatcaaaatatttcCAGAATGCCTTATCAACCTCTCATGTTTCATGGACTTGCCTTCTCTCAGCATCCTTTATACGtctaattttattcttctttttcctctgaTTTACACATGCatgataaaattttgtatttctatccccATTTTGCAACCGGAGTCTTTTAGCACTTTATTTCCACTTTAGATTTTCTCTTTCCACTAATATACCAAGCTCCTTTTGTACTCTTTTCATTTCCTCTATGTTTTCTGGACCTTTAATTTCTTACATCAGTTTTAATTTCTTAGTTTTTTCCACCTGCCCAAAGCCTTTTTATATTCAAACAGTAAACTTTGCATCTTACCCATTGCACTAGTCCTCCCTAACTACTTTTTCCATTCACCCTCTGCAACCGTACCATACTTCTCCTCCACATTTCAACCTATTTCATATTTGAAACCCCTATTTTTTCTACCACTCACCACCACCATTTTGTTACATGAAATGAGAAATAGTTTATGATCTGAACAACTAGCAACCAAATATTCTATCTTGACATTTGGATACTTGTTAATCCACATAGGATTTGCAACCACACTATCAagtctttctttttataaaagatcCATCCTCATGCCCATTGCACCATGTAAACTTATTCCCTATCCATCCCATATCAAATAAGTACCCCTCTTCTAAAGCCCTTCTAAACCCTTTAATTCCGTCCCTCGATCCTTGGTCTGCCACCCTTTTTTTAATCTTGGGAAActatctcattaaaatccctAATCACACACCAACCTACCTCAATATTAGGTTTTAGTGAGACTAGTAGCTCCCAtgagtattttcttttgttagtATCTCGATCTCCATAGAATCCTGTGAGCTTCCATTTTGGACCCTTATTGATTTCTTTCACCCATACACTTATGTGTCTCTAGGAGTAATTTTTCAACTCCACTGCCTCATTCCTCCACATCATAATCAGACTCCCACTCATTTCAATTGATTTAACCAACATATATCCCTCGTATCCAATCCTCTTTTGTATAGAACTTGCTttacttgcatttatttttgTCTCCTTTAAGAAGATTATATCGGGTCTATTTTTCTTCACCATCCAGTAAAGGGCCTGAATTGTTcaggggttcccaagcccccgataGTCCCAACTTGGGATTTTCATGGCTCCTGATGGGGTTGCTAAACAACCTCCTCCACTGCCTTGCTGCGTTTGTTTTCAACGCCTTCATCAGCTAGTttaggtttcttttttttttttttttttccaacttcTACCCTTTCTTCCACCCTCAtgttttgcacacccattttcCTTACAATCACAATACCAGAGGGACTTTGAGGCATACATGTCGCCATTGCTCTGCTCTTCAAGTTGCCTTTTGTCTTACTCATGTTGCAGActtggtttttatttggagaCAGAGTTATCACACTGTTCATCACCCCACTTTTCTCGCACTTTGACCCTTCATCACATATTTTCCCATTGCCCTTTTCCCCTTTGTTTTGAACCTCATCCCTTCCTATAATTCTCCACTCATTCCCGTACTAACCTCACTAGCCATCAACCTTTTTTCTTCTACATTCCCTtccatctctttctctctaataGAATCTCCATTCCCCCTCCATCCTCCTCTTTCAATGTTTTCCTCCCCTACTAACCCCTCACTCTCCCCTTCCACAAATTTATCCTCTTCACCTTCCTTTTCCCCactcttctctctttcttttttccttccctcCTCTCCAAACCTTCGCCCATATGTATTTTGACTTGAGCTTTTTGAAAAAACTCTCCTTACATTGTTTGTTTTGACCCTCAACCACATCCCGAACTGTTTAGCCACCTCTCTTTCCTTCCCTTTTATTCTCTCCTCAACCTCACAACCTCGCTCCCCATTCATGATCCATCCACACTTTAAGCACATTCGAGACAGTTTTTCATATGTGAAATTAACCCACACTCTACTTCCATTCACATTTACAAATCTTCCCCTTGTTATCACCTTACAGAGAGTTATTTCTACTTTCATTCGTAAGAACTTCCCCTACGCCACACCAGCATCCGATACATCCACCTCCAGCACATTACCTATCGTCCCTCCAATCTATTCACCACATTCCTTATTCATACATACTATTGAGAGATTGTGAATCTGGACCCAGAATACTTCCCTTTCGAAAACCCATTTGCTTGGTTAAGAATAGCCATCAAACAGTTAGAGGATAAATAAGTGGTTGTCAAACAGCCACGGTCTCCCCTCCATCACCTTCACCTTGTCCGCATGGGTATTGAATGCTATCACAAAGACATTACTCCCTACTTCTTGGAACATCGCCTGCTTGCTTAGCCTCCATACCTTTGCCATTGTAGAGGCTAAAACCTCCTTCTCGATTTGCTTTTCCAAACAAATTTTCCCAATTACACTTCTATCATCCTTTTCTCTAGCAGCATCCGCCATTCCATTGTTGATCTTAATCAATTCATTCTCTtcttctattaactttaggttACCCCATAAATCTTCTAGCCCCTCCATTCCACCAACCAAGTTCCCTGCCATATATGGGGTCATTGTTATTTGCCCTTCTGGAAGTTACCAGAAGAATATTCCTTCACATCTCCTCTGTTTTGTAGAGTGAATAACAAAGAGGAGACTATGTTGAAGCGATAACTCTCAAACCCTTCATGTTACCTCTAGCATCAACTTGCTTagattatttacaaaatatcttgATTGTACTCTTTTCATCCCTTATTAAACAATATGGGTGGGCATTTAGTGAGATAGATTGGCTTTTACTTGAATATTCTGTTAGGTTAATAGTTATTCAATTCCctttgtatgtgtgtgtatctATATTTTGTATGTATTAATTCCTTtgattacaaaattaaattctCTAGAAACTTCTACTctaattttttgagaaaatcggGTTATAGTAATAGGTTGTGGTCGTAAGATTACTTCTACTACACAGTTTCATAAGgtaaatgatttatatagatcTTGTAAGTCTCATGCACTCCCTATGAAAACATTAGCAAAAATCTATTATtcacgtaaaaaaaaaatcaattattcaaaatatactccctttttttaaaagtaatgtaTGAAGTTTACACACTAAgattgtatttaacattacaCAATATTATATGAATGTTGTTACACATTGGCCTCTTTACATAATTGTATTTAAGCTTACAAGATTTTGTAGTCTTTTGACTGAAATTGGGACAATTATGATCAATTTGAAACATGTCCAAGACTCCAAATTAGAGTCAAATCAATTTTCCCTCTAATGCTACATTGCTTTAACGAACATGGATAAGAGAGGTCTTCATTAAACTCTCTAGATAAGTTAGTTAATCCATGAATCAGTAATAAACACTACCTTCTTAAAGATAGAAACGCCACGctcacaagaaaaaataattatgaaaggaaattataaaaaaaattctactcataaGCTTCATACACCATACAacactctttttattatttttttaatttttttctcttattaaatatgtaatatatagataattaatagaataattctattattttaaaaagaataaaactaaataaaatttaaaatataaatttaaaaaaaaaaattatatagtgtgtggtgtatgggCTTATGAGTAACAAAGCTCAATTATAAAAAGAGAAGTCCAGCTTGGTTTGTCTGGGCATTCTAAATACCAATTTTACCCTCCTCATTCATTCATAATAACCATATGAGCCCTAAAATCGTCTTCCTGACTATTTTGTTTTCAACTTTTCGTTGTAGTCTTCGCTGGTGAACAGTGTCCTGTTGTCTCTCTCCTCGCTCGCGCTCTGCCTTGAATCTCTCGATCTAACCCAACGCAAGAGCGCGGAAGGAAGAATCAAACTCTCAGACGTCGCCTCTGTCAGTGCCTCTGTCGCTCATTCGGGCCTACCGGAGGTAccatttcttctaatttttgttttcttcttcttcagcgAGATCGGACCAAAAGAAATGtttatttgctttgttttatcTTTATTGACACATGTGTTTGATTTTTCTCATGAATTCTTCATCTTTGTTGCAAGTAACTGTAGTTCAACTTGGCTTTAATTGCATTATTCATTACCTTCAAATTTCTGATCTTATTTTTTATGCGTTTTATCGGCAAATTTACTTGTTCTAGATGAAGGATAGTAGAGATGGAATTAGAAACGATAAAGTTTCAAAATCTTCACCTGCTAACTCTCTCCCACTCATTCTCGATGTCGATGACTTTAAGGTAATCCTCGAAAGTCGAAACGCTTTCTATATAGTTGTGGTAGTGTTTTCTGGCTATTAATTATTATCTTGGTTTTGCTCGTATTACATTTTTTTGTTCGGGtcattaatattctaatttgcGTAATGAAACTGATATGCATATATTTGCTTCTAACTGGTAGGGGGATTTTTCATTTGACGCTTTGTTTGGAAACTTGGTGAATGGGCTTCTCCCGTCATTCCAAGATGAAGAAACCGATTTCTTAGAAGGGCATAATAGCAGCATCAGTGGAAATGATGCCTTATCAAATGGAAATTTTCGTGGAGATGCAACCAAGTTGGCTGCCCCTTTGTTTCCAGAAGTGGATAAGCTCTTGGGTCTATTCAAGGATTCTTATAAGGAGTTGGTTGATCTTCGGAAACAAGTATGCTTTGGAACCTTTGGTTATGGAACATGGATTCTACTAATTTATTGCTCCGTTAaggttttcattttttcctcttttcatcCTGGTTGAAGATTGATGGAAGACTCTTCAATCTCAAGAAGGAGGTTTCTGTCCAAGATTCTAAGCACCGCAAGACACTTGCTGAGGTTAGCTAACAGAAGAGCATGCATTATCTTCAGTGATAATACATTTATCAAGTTTGAATCGGAAAATCGAGTTGCATATGATAGATATATCTTTTTTCTCTTCAGCTGGAAAAAGGTGTAGATGGCTTGTTTGATAGCTTTGCTCGGTTGGATTCGCGTATTTCAAGCGTTGGACAGACTGCTGCAAAGATTGGAGATCATTTGCAGGTAAACTTTTCCCATGCTTCATTGTCATATGATACACCCagtaaatacaatttttttccaTATACATTGCAACTTTCctgtttttatgttttcatttatatgaatttttctTGTCAGAGTGCAGATGCTCAGCGAGAAACTGCTAGTCAAACAATAGAACTCATAAAGGTACCACCAATTGTTCACTTACTTTATGGCATCCTTTGTTTAGAATGTGCTAACTCCTTGTTATTAATTTAATCTGTGCAGTACTTGATGGAGTTTAATGGCAGCCCAGGAGACCTGATGGAACTTTCCCCTCTATTTTCTGATGACAGCCGTGTTGCTGAGGCTGCTTCAATTGCACAAAAATTGCGTAAGATGGCCCCTTACTTTCACATTAAATGataattcattcattttcatgGGCCAGCCTTTTGATTTGTGTAAGCACGATGATGTTTTCTCCAAACTCCTGCTACCAAAATAGTGGGTGGGCCCATTTCTAGTAAAGCTAAAATGCTGAGTATTGGTTTGTTATTTGCATCTTTGTCAAAACCTCATGATACTTTTGTGCTTTTTGAGGGGAAAGTCTTTTTGATGAATTATAGAGTTTTTACATGAACTTTAAGGAAAAATGAATGTTCAGGCAGAAGATTTTATGAATAAACTGAAATAGAtgatctaaagtcttcctttgTTGGGAATAATTGGGGACAGGGCCATGTCCCATTGGTGAAAACTGA
This genomic interval from Carya illinoinensis cultivar Pawnee chromosome 2, C.illinoinensisPawnee_v1, whole genome shotgun sequence contains the following:
- the LOC122301662 gene encoding uncharacterized protein LOC122301662 produces the protein MAKNSLEDLHEIRRGVASGQSREESRRTQRWRKPEDSRFKANFDATYDAKRQKMGAGIIVIGRNGDVMASMAIPIYHVTSPFIAESYAIWKTIDMCTRLGFREVVLEGDAKVVINIVNTKEEDES